A window from Candidatus Neomarinimicrobiota bacterium encodes these proteins:
- a CDS encoding class I SAM-dependent methyltransferase — protein MTFINRLFSLIAMILLLAFTAHDTYAQTTGENTALDEKVQKFLDSHEGRWHNLNVPPEDGQLLYDLIVENGYTRALEIGTSTGHSAIWMAWALSKTGGKLITIEINDRRYKEALQNFEEAGLSEYIDARLADAHELVPALEGPFDFVFSDADKGWYLNYFKAIDPKLEVGGCFTAHNMSMRRRGVTGVQEFYQHVSNLPNYDTTIEWASRSGVSVSYKTRE, from the coding sequence ATGACTTTTATAAATCGTCTATTCTCATTAATCGCCATGATCCTTCTTTTGGCCTTCACAGCCCATGACACATATGCACAGACCACCGGAGAGAATACCGCCCTGGATGAAAAAGTGCAGAAGTTCCTGGACAGCCATGAAGGGCGTTGGCATAACCTGAATGTCCCCCCGGAAGATGGCCAGCTATTGTATGACCTGATTGTCGAGAATGGATACACCCGTGCGCTGGAAATCGGGACCTCCACGGGTCACTCGGCTATCTGGATGGCCTGGGCACTGAGCAAAACCGGCGGTAAACTGATTACTATCGAAATAAACGACCGGCGATATAAGGAAGCCCTGCAGAACTTCGAGGAAGCTGGGCTTTCGGAGTATATCGATGCGCGGCTGGCTGATGCCCATGAATTAGTTCCGGCGCTAGAAGGACCGTTTGATTTTGTCTTTTCCGATGCAGATAAGGGGTGGTACCTGAACTATTTTAAGGCCATCGATCCGAAACTGGAAGTCGGCGGCTGTTTTACTGCCCACAATATGTCGATGCGCCGGCGCGGGGTGACCGGAGTACAGGAGTTTTATCAACACGTCTCCAATTTGCCAAACTATGATACCACAATTGAGTGGGCCAGCCGGTCGGGAGTATCAGTAAGTTACAAAACGCGCGAATAG
- a CDS encoding CoA-binding protein translates to MDKPVQQVIREFLAENRFALAGVSREPKHFSRTLFSDLRKFGYDVLPINPNTDEIDGQICYNSLTGITPPVSQLLVLTPDDQTLKAIAEAPQTGIERIWLYGISGAKDVLSDALQYCHQNSIDVVPGYCPYMFIPEAPFFHKIHTAVWKMLGKYPE, encoded by the coding sequence ATGGATAAACCGGTCCAGCAAGTCATTCGGGAATTTTTGGCAGAGAACCGTTTCGCTTTGGCGGGCGTCTCGCGGGAACCGAAGCATTTTTCGCGTACGCTGTTCAGTGACCTGCGTAAGTTCGGATACGATGTGCTACCCATCAATCCAAACACCGACGAAATTGACGGCCAGATCTGCTATAATTCGCTCACCGGTATTACACCGCCGGTCTCGCAACTGTTGGTACTGACCCCGGATGACCAAACCCTGAAGGCCATCGCGGAAGCACCCCAGACTGGCATTGAGCGAATCTGGCTATACGGGATTTCCGGCGCCAAAGACGTTCTCTCCGACGCGCTCCAATACTGCCACCAAAACAGTATTGATGTGGTACCCGGATACTGCCCATATATGTTCATCCCGGAAGCGCCGTTTTTTCACAAAATTCACACCGCCGTCTGGAAGATGCTGGGAAAGTATCCTGAATAA